A window of Sphingorhabdus lacus contains these coding sequences:
- a CDS encoding tryptophan halogenase family protein: MPNRPIENIVIVGGGTAGWMTAAALSHMLSGQKYAIHLVESEEIGTVGVGEATVPHIRFFNQKLGFDEADFMAKTKATFKLGIEFCNWARAGDSYIHPFGAFGESIGGVAFHQHWARMQRASGGHPIEDYSLPVMAARACRFAYPAEDPDSLLSTYSYAFQFDAGLYAKYLRAYAEERGVKRHEGKIIDVALESESGFVQSVQMDNGTSLSADLFVDCSGFRGLLIEGALQSGYENWQHWLPCDRAVAVPCATAGPLTPYTRATAQDAGWIWRIPLQHRVGNGHVYCSNYISDDVAAATLVDQLESAPLAKLNQLRFVTGKRRKQWSKNVVAIGLSAGFLEPLESTSIHLIQLAIGRLLEFFPDQSWDPALASEYNRLMDLEYERVRDFLILHYHATERDDTPFWNYVRTMPIPDSLTHKINMFRERGVVVNYRDGMFLDASWIAVYLGQRVIPQNNDPLGEAIPEADLQAKFDRLRSDCHIAAQGLATHADFIRQIGAHAH, translated from the coding sequence ATGCCAAATCGGCCAATCGAAAACATTGTCATAGTAGGCGGGGGAACTGCCGGCTGGATGACGGCTGCGGCGCTTTCCCATATGCTTTCCGGGCAGAAATACGCGATTCATCTGGTCGAATCGGAAGAGATCGGCACCGTCGGTGTTGGCGAAGCTACCGTTCCTCACATCCGATTTTTCAACCAAAAGCTCGGCTTCGACGAAGCAGATTTTATGGCCAAGACCAAGGCCACGTTCAAATTGGGGATCGAATTTTGCAATTGGGCCCGTGCAGGCGATTCCTATATCCATCCTTTCGGAGCCTTTGGCGAAAGCATTGGGGGAGTCGCCTTCCACCAGCACTGGGCGCGCATGCAACGAGCATCTGGCGGCCATCCTATTGAAGACTATTCCTTACCGGTGATGGCGGCGCGCGCATGTCGCTTCGCCTATCCTGCCGAGGATCCCGATTCGCTGCTGTCGACCTATTCCTATGCCTTCCAGTTTGATGCGGGTCTTTATGCCAAATATCTGCGCGCTTATGCCGAAGAACGCGGCGTGAAGCGCCATGAAGGTAAAATCATCGACGTCGCACTCGAATCCGAGAGTGGATTTGTCCAATCGGTGCAGATGGATAATGGCACATCACTATCTGCCGATCTTTTTGTCGATTGCTCGGGTTTTCGTGGCTTGCTGATCGAAGGCGCATTGCAGAGCGGATATGAAAACTGGCAACATTGGTTGCCGTGCGACCGCGCCGTCGCGGTACCCTGCGCAACCGCCGGTCCTTTGACACCCTATACACGGGCAACCGCCCAAGATGCCGGCTGGATCTGGCGCATCCCATTACAGCATCGCGTCGGCAACGGACATGTATATTGCAGCAACTATATTTCGGACGATGTGGCAGCAGCCACATTAGTGGATCAACTGGAAAGCGCGCCATTGGCCAAATTGAACCAGTTGCGCTTCGTCACCGGAAAGCGTCGCAAACAATGGTCAAAAAATGTCGTCGCCATAGGTTTATCCGCCGGATTTCTGGAGCCTTTGGAATCCACCAGCATCCACCTGATCCAGCTTGCTATCGGCCGATTGCTTGAATTTTTCCCGGATCAGAGCTGGGATCCTGCGCTGGCGTCGGAATATAACCGGTTGATGGATCTGGAATATGAGCGCGTTCGTGATTTCCTGATCCTGCATTATCATGCGACCGAACGCGACGACACGCCGTTCTGGAATTATGTGCGGACGATGCCGATCCCGGACTCCCTTACGCATAAGATCAATATGTTTCGCGAGCGTGGTGTCGTCGTGAATTACCGGGACGGCATGTTTCTCGATGCTAGCTGGATCGCCGTTTATCTCGGCCAGCGCGTAATCCCGCAAAACAATGATCCGCTGGGAGAGGCTATTCCGGAAGCAGACTTGCAGGCCAAATTCGATCGCCTGCGATCCGATTGCCACATTGCGGCTCAAGGGTTGGCAACCCATGCTGATTTTATCCGGCAGATTGGCGCCCATGCCCATTGA
- a CDS encoding sugar porter family MFS transporter gives MTEKSGEQTNLPFVVAIVAVATIGGLLFGYDSGAVNGTQDGLKSAFQLSDEGLGFTVGSLLLGCMAGSFLAGRLADALGRRNVMMLAAILFLIGAIIQGFAHEQLIFVFARFMGGMAVGAASVLSPAYISEVAPANIRGRMTTIQQIMIITGLTAAFVVNYALAHSAGKSTEIFWGGYEAWRWMYWMQAIPAAIFLVALFFIPESPRYLVSKGRDAEAKVVLGRLFGQGSSESKLADIRASFNEDHRPRLGDVMASGTLFRPIVWAGLLLAVFQQLVGINVIFYYGATLWQSAGFTEDQSLLINIGSGVVSIAICFFTAAFVDRIGRKPLLLIGSLGMAVTLFAMAYAFSNGTLDGAGKLQLSDSDGVIALVAANLYVMFFNASWGPVMWVMLGEMFPNQIRGSALAVCGLAQWGANYAITQAFPIMLASLGLAISYSFYGACALISFFLVKAFIKETAGKELEQMEG, from the coding sequence ATGACAGAAAAGTCAGGAGAGCAGACGAATCTGCCATTCGTGGTCGCAATTGTCGCCGTAGCGACGATCGGCGGCTTATTATTTGGATATGACAGCGGCGCGGTCAACGGCACGCAGGATGGCCTGAAATCGGCCTTTCAACTGAGCGATGAAGGACTGGGCTTTACCGTCGGTTCCTTGCTGCTGGGTTGCATGGCAGGCTCTTTTCTCGCCGGCCGTCTCGCCGACGCGTTGGGCCGCCGCAATGTTATGATGCTGGCGGCTATATTGTTTTTGATCGGGGCCATCATCCAGGGTTTTGCCCATGAGCAGCTGATCTTTGTTTTCGCCCGTTTTATGGGCGGTATGGCGGTTGGTGCAGCCAGCGTCCTCTCACCTGCCTATATATCGGAAGTCGCACCCGCCAATATTCGCGGACGTATGACAACGATCCAGCAGATCATGATCATCACCGGCCTCACGGCTGCGTTTGTCGTGAATTATGCCCTCGCACATAGCGCCGGTAAATCGACCGAGATATTCTGGGGCGGATATGAAGCGTGGCGCTGGATGTACTGGATGCAGGCTATTCCAGCCGCAATCTTCCTGGTGGCATTGTTCTTCATACCCGAAAGCCCGCGCTATCTGGTGTCCAAGGGTCGCGATGCCGAGGCGAAGGTGGTTCTGGGCCGTTTGTTCGGTCAGGGGTCTTCCGAAAGCAAACTCGCCGATATCCGTGCAAGCTTTAACGAAGATCACCGCCCACGGCTTGGTGACGTCATGGCGTCGGGAACCTTATTCCGGCCGATCGTATGGGCGGGATTGTTGCTCGCGGTTTTCCAGCAGCTCGTCGGCATCAACGTGATTTTCTATTATGGAGCCACATTGTGGCAGTCCGCCGGATTTACTGAAGATCAGTCCTTGCTGATCAACATCGGTTCGGGTGTCGTGTCGATTGCGATCTGCTTTTTTACGGCAGCCTTTGTGGACCGTATCGGCCGCAAGCCATTATTACTCATCGGCTCGCTGGGCATGGCGGTAACCTTGTTCGCGATGGCCTACGCCTTTTCGAACGGTACACTCGACGGTGCAGGCAAGCTGCAACTTTCGGATAGTGACGGCGTGATCGCGCTGGTCGCCGCCAACCTGTATGTGATGTTCTTCAACGCCAGCTGGGGACCGGTCATGTGGGTCATGTTGGGGGAAATGTTCCCCAACCAGATCCGCGGCAGCGCGCTGGCCGTTTGCGGCCTCGCCCAATGGGGTGCCAACTATGCCATCACCCAGGCGTTCCCGATCATGCTGGCAAGCCTGGGCCTCGCCATCAGCTATAGTTTCTACGGGGCCTGCGCCTTGATCAGCTTTTTCCTCGTGAAGGCCTTCATCAAGGAAACAGCCGGGAAGGAATTGGAACAGATGGAAGGCTGA
- a CDS encoding tryptophan halogenase family protein yields the protein MTDNRIRSIAIVGGGTAGWMTASALAKVLGRDYAKITLVESDAIGTVGVGEATIPQINIFNRMLGISENDFVRRTKGSFKLGIQFVDWGRKGHTYFHPFGKYGVDMEGVSFHAYWQRLYQDGLAPWIDEYSIQAKAAEFGKFMRPIDAGNSPLSQISYAFHFDAGLYALFLREYAEAAGVTRREGKITRVLQHGESGFIEAVELEDGGRIEADLFIDCSGFHGLLIEGALKSGYVDWSKYLPANRAMAVPCSGVEDITPYTRSTARDAGWQWRIPLQHRIGNGYVYCSDFISDEAVRETLLANLDGEPLAEPRIIKFTTGHRKRHWVKNCVAIGLASGFMEPLESTSIWMIQSGIARLLSNFPDRSFNPVDIDRYNRVITTETEEIRDFLVLHYKATERTDTPFWDYCRNMEVPDRLAEKIAVFENSGRCFRENEELFNDTSWFAVMTGQLMKPRTFDPVAQLLSLEETQSRLHQIQTAVTNSAEYMPKHRDFIRENCAA from the coding sequence GTGACCGACAACCGCATTCGCAGCATAGCAATCGTGGGTGGTGGTACCGCCGGTTGGATGACGGCGTCCGCGCTCGCAAAAGTGCTGGGCCGTGACTATGCCAAAATCACATTGGTTGAATCCGACGCCATCGGCACCGTGGGCGTTGGCGAAGCGACCATCCCCCAGATCAACATCTTCAACCGGATGCTCGGCATCAGCGAAAATGATTTCGTGCGCCGTACCAAAGGCAGTTTCAAGCTGGGTATCCAGTTTGTCGACTGGGGCCGGAAAGGGCACACCTATTTCCACCCTTTCGGCAAATATGGTGTCGACATGGAAGGGGTTTCTTTCCACGCCTATTGGCAACGGCTTTATCAGGATGGTCTCGCACCCTGGATCGACGAATATTCCATTCAGGCGAAAGCGGCCGAATTTGGAAAGTTCATGCGGCCAATCGACGCTGGAAACTCGCCCTTGTCGCAGATTTCCTATGCCTTTCATTTCGATGCCGGACTCTATGCATTGTTCCTGCGCGAATATGCCGAAGCAGCGGGAGTGACACGGCGGGAGGGCAAGATCACGCGCGTTCTCCAGCATGGTGAAAGCGGTTTTATCGAAGCTGTTGAACTGGAAGATGGCGGCCGCATCGAGGCAGATCTGTTTATCGACTGTTCGGGCTTTCATGGATTGCTGATCGAAGGGGCGCTCAAATCCGGCTATGTCGACTGGTCAAAATATCTTCCCGCCAACCGCGCCATGGCGGTCCCCTGCTCTGGCGTCGAAGACATCACGCCCTACACCCGATCGACCGCACGCGATGCAGGTTGGCAGTGGCGCATCCCGCTGCAACACCGGATCGGCAATGGCTATGTCTATTGCAGCGACTTCATCAGCGACGAAGCCGTCCGCGAAACCCTGCTCGCCAATCTGGATGGCGAGCCGCTTGCCGAGCCCCGGATTATCAAATTCACCACCGGGCATCGAAAAAGACACTGGGTGAAGAATTGCGTGGCCATCGGCCTGGCTTCGGGATTCATGGAACCGCTGGAATCGACCAGTATCTGGATGATCCAAAGCGGCATTGCGCGTTTGCTGTCCAATTTTCCGGACCGCAGTTTCAACCCCGTCGACATCGACCGTTACAACCGCGTCATTACGACGGAAACCGAAGAAATCCGGGATTTCCTTGTGCTGCACTATAAGGCAACAGAACGTACCGACACGCCATTCTGGGACTATTGCCGCAATATGGAAGTGCCAGACCGTCTGGCGGAAAAGATTGCCGTTTTTGAAAATAGCGGCCGCTGCTTTCGCGAGAATGAGGAACTGTTCAACGATACCAGCTGGTTCGCGGTCATGACCGGCCAATTGATGAAGCCGCGCACCTTCGATCCCGTGGCGCAGCTTTTATCGCTCGAAGAAACGCAGTCCCGTTTGCACCAGATTCAGACGGCGGTGACGAACTCGGCCGAATATATGCCCAAGCATCGGGACTTCATCCGCGAAAACTGTGCTGCATAA
- a CDS encoding tryptophan halogenase family protein, which translates to MSGAGPVRKVVIAGGGTAGWMAAAAFSKMLPMQESSITLVESDEIGIVGVGEATIPPIKTFNAMLGIDENAFVAATKGSFKLGIEFDGWQREGEAYLHPFGPYGHDINGIKFHHFWLKLQKLGFAVPLNEFNMSAVAARHYRFDRPEHIPGPAGPALDYSYHFDAGLYANFLRSYAEERGVVRREGKIEQVQQNSTNGFISALVLDDGTHIEGELFIDCTGFRALLIEQCLQTGYEDWTHWLPCDRALAVPTARTEPLLPYTRSSSRAAGWQWRIPLQHRTGNGLVYCSSQLSDDAAAGILMGHLDSEPLAQPRPLKFVTGRRKLAWNKNCVALGLAGGFLEPLESTSIHLIQAGISKLLALFPDKDFKAHERDEYNRLTASQWEHIRDFLILHYKLNERSEPFWRQCAAMEIPDSLRRKIDLFAGRGRLFRYEDELFTDTNWTAVMIGQGLIPTGYDPLVDAVPDGPMKKLLAAMGQSFRQAADNMPTHADYIMRHCKGV; encoded by the coding sequence ATGAGCGGAGCAGGTCCCGTCCGGAAAGTCGTCATAGCAGGTGGCGGAACCGCAGGCTGGATGGCGGCCGCGGCGTTTTCAAAAATGCTGCCCATGCAGGAAAGCTCCATCACGCTCGTCGAGTCCGACGAGATTGGTATCGTCGGTGTTGGCGAGGCAACCATCCCCCCCATCAAAACCTTCAACGCGATGCTGGGCATTGATGAGAATGCATTTGTTGCCGCGACTAAGGGCTCGTTCAAGCTGGGTATCGAATTTGACGGCTGGCAACGTGAAGGAGAAGCCTATCTCCATCCCTTCGGCCCCTACGGTCATGACATCAATGGCATCAAGTTTCACCACTTCTGGCTGAAACTTCAAAAGCTCGGTTTTGCCGTACCGCTGAACGAGTTCAATATGTCTGCTGTGGCCGCGCGCCATTACCGGTTTGACCGGCCGGAACATATCCCGGGACCCGCCGGGCCAGCGCTGGACTATTCCTATCATTTCGATGCCGGACTCTACGCAAATTTCTTGCGCTCCTATGCCGAAGAACGCGGCGTCGTTCGCCGTGAAGGCAAGATCGAACAGGTCCAGCAAAATTCCACCAACGGTTTTATCTCCGCCCTGGTGCTGGACGACGGCACGCATATTGAGGGCGAACTCTTCATCGACTGCACCGGATTTCGCGCGCTCCTGATCGAACAATGCCTGCAAACGGGGTATGAAGACTGGACCCACTGGCTTCCATGCGACCGGGCGCTTGCAGTCCCGACCGCACGAACCGAGCCTTTGCTGCCCTACACCCGTTCGTCCTCCCGCGCGGCCGGATGGCAGTGGCGCATACCGCTCCAGCACCGCACGGGTAACGGTCTGGTATATTGCAGCAGCCAGCTTTCGGACGACGCCGCAGCCGGGATCTTGATGGGGCATCTCGATTCAGAACCGCTTGCCCAACCAAGGCCGCTGAAGTTCGTAACCGGCCGCCGCAAGCTGGCGTGGAACAAAAACTGCGTGGCACTCGGATTGGCGGGCGGCTTTCTGGAGCCACTGGAATCCACGAGTATCCACCTGATCCAGGCGGGCATATCAAAGCTGCTCGCTCTATTTCCGGACAAGGATTTCAAAGCGCATGAGCGCGATGAGTATAACCGGCTGACCGCATCCCAATGGGAGCATATCCGCGATTTTCTGATTTTGCATTACAAGCTCAACGAACGGTCTGAACCGTTCTGGCGGCAATGTGCGGCGATGGAAATTCCCGATAGTTTGCGCCGCAAGATCGATCTTTTTGCCGGCCGTGGCCGCCTGTTCCGCTATGAGGACGAGTTGTTTACCGACACCAATTGGACCGCAGTCATGATCGGCCAGGGCCTGATCCCGACCGGATATGACCCGCTTGTCGATGCTGTCCCCGACGGTCCGATGAAGAAATTGCTCGCCGCTATGGGCCAGTCATTCCGGCAAGCTGCCGACAATATGCCGACGCATGCGGACTATATCATGCGCCATTGCAAGGGAGTTTGA
- a CDS encoding tryptophan 7-halogenase produces MLILSGRLAPMPIERIVIVGGGVAAWLAALTLAAKTSCAVILVDSGGIDDSLGLPVAIEASLPSVAELHARLDIDEDHMVAHTGSSYGLGRALSNWRAAGAVAFHPYGEVGANLGPVAFHHLMARMRADGATINLANYSVGALCAQTGRFAPYKGDGRSVLSTMAHGLHLHVDGYRHYLQNAAKQRGVSVIEGDLEDVHFDTKDRIGSVRLSSGQVVEGDFFLDCSGQARLLASHMPGYAFEDWSAWLPHNHMRVSVTPSNSPPPLYAHIEAHEDGWQRFLSCQDRVEELVISRGAGSGTAGSYTFTNGRIATPWAGNCLAIGGAAAVIEPVASTQLHLVATALSRLLDLFPHSLESSVEASEYNRQTIEQLENARDYAILHFVQKDASAPPVPERLAHRLSAYEASGRVALYDEESFETWDWIALFEALDIRPRRYDVVANGIARDAIAAHFERVRSVMLKAVSSLPQQQSYLQSLKAIAA; encoded by the coding sequence ATGCTGATTTTATCCGGCAGATTGGCGCCCATGCCCATTGAGAGAATTGTGATTGTTGGCGGCGGGGTGGCAGCATGGCTGGCCGCTTTAACGCTGGCCGCGAAAACCAGCTGTGCGGTCATTTTGGTCGACTCAGGCGGTATTGATGATTCCCTCGGCCTTCCCGTCGCGATTGAAGCCTCGCTTCCGTCGGTTGCCGAACTGCATGCGCGTCTCGACATTGATGAAGACCATATGGTGGCGCACACGGGGAGCAGTTACGGCCTCGGGAGAGCGTTGAGCAATTGGAGGGCAGCCGGTGCCGTTGCCTTTCATCCCTATGGCGAGGTGGGTGCCAATCTGGGACCTGTGGCATTTCATCATCTGATGGCGCGCATGAGGGCGGATGGAGCAACGATAAATCTTGCCAACTATTCTGTAGGGGCCCTCTGCGCGCAGACGGGGCGTTTTGCACCTTACAAGGGCGATGGCCGTTCGGTTTTGTCGACCATGGCGCATGGCCTTCATCTCCATGTCGATGGTTATCGGCACTATCTCCAGAATGCCGCGAAGCAGAGGGGCGTATCGGTCATCGAGGGCGACCTGGAAGACGTTCATTTCGATACCAAGGACCGGATAGGCTCGGTTCGGCTATCTTCGGGCCAAGTTGTAGAAGGCGATTTCTTCCTGGACTGCAGCGGTCAGGCCCGCCTTTTGGCCAGTCACATGCCGGGCTATGCATTTGAAGACTGGAGTGCGTGGCTCCCCCATAACCACATGCGGGTTTCGGTCACACCCTCCAATTCCCCCCCTCCCCTTTATGCACATATCGAAGCGCATGAAGACGGGTGGCAGCGTTTTCTTTCCTGCCAGGATCGGGTCGAAGAGCTTGTTATCAGCCGCGGCGCGGGATCGGGCACGGCCGGATCCTACACCTTCACCAACGGCCGCATTGCCACGCCTTGGGCGGGAAATTGTCTGGCGATCGGGGGTGCCGCCGCGGTCATCGAGCCTGTCGCGTCGACCCAGTTACATCTGGTCGCCACCGCCCTGTCCCGCCTGCTCGACCTTTTCCCGCACAGCCTGGAATCTTCGGTGGAGGCGTCCGAGTATAATCGGCAAACAATCGAGCAACTCGAAAACGCGCGCGATTACGCGATACTTCATTTTGTGCAGAAGGATGCCTCCGCTCCTCCGGTTCCCGAACGTCTTGCACACCGCCTTTCTGCCTATGAAGCAAGCGGCAGGGTGGCTTTATATGACGAAGAGTCATTCGAAACATGGGACTGGATCGCGCTTTTCGAAGCATTAGACATCCGGCCCCGGCGCTATGATGTCGTCGCAAATGGCATCGCTCGCGACGCGATTGCAGCGCATTTCGAGCGGGTGCGCTCGGTCATGCTGAAAGCGGTCTCATCCCTGCCACAGCAGCAATCCTATCTGCAATCGCTAAAGGCCATTGCAGCATGA